The sequence TGGAGGAATTACGGAGGAATGAGGGAATCCGGCAGTACCGCTACTGGGCCGTAGTGAAGGAAGCAGGCTTTGTGGGACAGCAGCTGTCCTGTGTGGCCATTTTTATCACCCTGTGGCTCTACATGGAGCAGGTACACCTGTAGCACAACTTTTAACTTCATACTGTTCTTGTTCTGAAGGAAACCTCTGATTGGTCGACATCTTGTTCGTTTGTTTCTCTCACAGGGTCTCCTTGCTCCTGAGACATTGTTTTGGACCAGTCTCACATGTGCCCTCCTGGGTTATGGACTGTACCAAGCATTGACCTCTCAGACTGAATCCTGCAGCGACCACCGCACACATTTGGCGGATTCACAGAGCGCCGCCCTGTTCCTTTCCTTCACCTTCGGCTTCTCGCCAGTTCTCAAAACGTTAACAGAGTCTGTTAGCACGGACACTGTGTACGCCATGTCAGCTCTGATGCTGTTGGCCCACCTGGTGTCGTTTCCCTACGCCCACCCCTCCCCCCCGGGCAGCCTCTCTTTGAACGCTGCGTTGTTTGCCTCTGTGTGCTTGGCCTCGAGGTTACCTGGTGCTCTGCACACCTTCGCCATGCTCACCTGTGCACTGCTAGTGTTCGCCCTGTGGCCTTGTCTGCTCCAGAGGATAAGGGCGAATGCGCCCGGCCAGTTTACTGGGGTGTGTGTAGGAGTGTGTGTCGGAGGAGTAGGGGGTCTGGGATCGCAGTCACTTGGGGGAGCTGTGCTCTTATCCCTGGCCTTAGTGAGTGTCACTTTAATCTGTCCCCTCCTGTTGGTCAGGCTGCAAAGGCACAAGGACAACATCCACGGGCCGTGGGATGAGGCTGAGATTCACGAGGACCTCAGCCGCTTCCTCCACTGAAGTACAGAGCAAACTAAGCTAGTTATGAGCAAACTGGCAATTGGCTAATTTTACACCACTCCTGTTTGTACTGTATGTCttttctgacagattttctCAATGGTCTGTTTGGACAGCCACAGCAAACTGTGCTTTCCACAGATGGTTCCTAATGATAACGCTGCTACTGTTTTCTAAGCACAAAAGCTATGAATCAGTGTGCTGGGCTGACCTGAACTACCGAACAATATGAAGCCCTGCACCAAGTTTTTAATGTTCTGAGTTTTAAGGACTTCTATTATATATAGGCATAAGGGCTTTGATTACCTGGATTATTTTACTTCAGTTGGGTAAACCTCATGATGTACTGAGAATAATTTTTCTATCTGGGCTGGAGTGATGCTGTGTGTTACTTATGGTGGAAGTTTTAGCTCGGTTTTAACatgattttaactttatttgctTTAGAATGTGGTACTAAAGAAgtgctctaaaaaaaaatcagcctgCCAAAAACTAGAAAAATCCATTCTTCTTTGACAACTCAGTGCTTCAAAGTTGCACTAAGTACCAAAGTCCAAGTTGTGCAAGTTGTTACTCTCGGGAGAAGACTCcaagttgttgttttaacaTATCTCCAAGTTGTTGGGTTCATATCTGTTGTTCATTCAGGCTCCTGTAACAAAGAACTAGACTTCATCAGGCGAGGGTCATTTTACTCCTTcatcatttcaaacaaaaagaccttgcaacatttttgccaaatttatttaattacagaaacattaatgtttGAGCTCTTTGTTTTAGACTACCCCTAACCCTTACCcgtttttagaaatgttggcaaCCTTTTAGACATCTTAAGAGTTTAGGTATGGCCTACTCTGGGTAGGGAATACTcggtttgtttttacagttagTAATGCTATCCACACACTACTGGTCAAAATAGGATGCTAAAGAACGTTAACAATTTTATAACTCCAAAtgttatctttgttttaaaatattattttaaaaaagcacagcaCAATTTGCCTCTTTTTCTTATGTGAATAATTAATCACTGTAAAATAAAGGG comes from Gambusia affinis linkage group LG10, SWU_Gaff_1.0, whole genome shotgun sequence and encodes:
- the pigc gene encoding phosphatidylinositol N-acetylglucosaminyltransferase subunit C, with translation MGPDGAPSQSVPWRKVLWERQPFPDNYVDQRFLEELRRNEGIRQYRYWAVVKEAGFVGQQLSCVAIFITLWLYMEQGLLAPETLFWTSLTCALLGYGLYQALTSQTESCSDHRTHLADSQSAALFLSFTFGFSPVLKTLTESVSTDTVYAMSALMLLAHLVSFPYAHPSPPGSLSLNAALFASVCLASRLPGALHTFAMLTCALLVFALWPCLLQRIRANAPGQFTGVCVGVCVGGVGGLGSQSLGGAVLLSLALVSVTLICPLLLVRLQRHKDNIHGPWDEAEIHEDLSRFLH